The following are from one region of the Streptomyces changanensis genome:
- a CDS encoding DUF3039 domain-containing protein: protein MSTLEPERGAGTGTLVEPTPQVSHGDGDHERYAHYVQKDKIMASALDGTPVVALCGKVWVPGRDPKKYPVCPMCKEIYESMGAGGDKDKGKGGKDKQ from the coding sequence ATGAGCACTCTCGAGCCCGAGCGCGGGGCAGGTACGGGGACCCTCGTAGAGCCGACGCCACAGGTGTCGCACGGTGACGGCGACCACGAGCGCTACGCCCACTACGTCCAGAAGGACAAGATCATGGCGAGTGCCCTCGACGGCACTCCCGTCGTGGCGCTCTGCGGCAAGGTGTGGGTACCGGGCCGGGACCCGAAGAAGTACCCCGTCTGTCCCATGTGCAAGGAGATCTACGAATCCATGGGCGCGGGTGGCGACAAGGACAAGGGCAAGGGCGGCAAGGACAAGCAGTAG